In the Drosophila gunungcola strain Sukarami unplaced genomic scaffold, Dgunungcola_SK_2 000001F, whole genome shotgun sequence genome, one interval contains:
- the LOC128262500 gene encoding activating transcription factor of chaperone isoform X2: MSTYIFMQAYECLLDQKANLNCIDYERISYQPNIDVVSQPIIPTNKIQFAASSLVSAADYQLGDPPSLILQQLTPPQSPPQFDAYKQPVESPQPVLVKAEQKVQCYTPDATIAAAGAATPFNFNNWVGGSEIARENQLVDDIVNMRAKELELTTNWQQFSDDCESQASSSLDSRSTGSGVGGSIADADEDWLPEPISSGASSPAHTSVDDQSVAKAKKRTRTYGRGVEDRKIRKKEQNKNAATRYRQKKKLEMENVLGEEHVLSQENDELRRTLKERRNEMRYLRQLIREFYQERKR; encoded by the exons ATGagcacatatatatttatgcaagCCTATG AATGTCTCCTGGACCAGAAGGCAAACCTGAACTGCATCGATTATGAGAGGATTAGCTATCAGCCCAACATCGATGTGGTCAGCCAGCCGATAATACccacaaacaaaatacaattcGCAGCGTCTTCACTCGTTTCTGCCGCCGATTACCAGCTCGGCGATCCCCCATCCCTCATTCTGCAGCAGTTGACGCCGCCGCAGTCTCCGCCCCAATTCGATGCTTACAAACAGCCAGTGGAATCGCCCCAGCCCGTGCTCGTCAAGGCCGAGCAGAAGGTG CAATGCTATACTCCTGATGCCACAATTGCTGCGGCAGGTGCCGCCACGCCCTTTAACTTCAACAACTGGGTGGGCGGCAGCGAAATTGCCCGGGAGAACCAACTGGTCGATGATATCGTCAATATGCGTGCCAAGGAACTCGAGTTGACCACAAACTGGCAGCAGTTCAGCGACGACTGCGAATCTCAGGCCTCGTCCTCGCTGGACAGCAGGAGCACCGGCAGCGGAGTGGGCGGCAGCATTGCCGACGCGGATGAGGATTGGCTTCCGGAGCCCATCAGCAGTGGCGCCTCCTCGCCGGCCCACACGTCCGTGGATGATCAGTCGGTGGCCAAGGCGAAAAAGCGTACTCGCACATACGGGCGCGGTGTTGAGGATCGTAAGATCCGGAAAAAGGAACAGAACAAGAATGCGGCCACACGCTATCGCCAGAAGAAGAAGCTCGAAATGGAGAATGTCCTGGGCGAGGAACATGTGCTGTCCCAGGAAAACGATGAGCTTCGCCGCACTCTGAAGGAGCGTCGCAACGAGATGCGCTATCTGCGCCAGTTGATACGCGAGTTCTACCAGGAACGCAAGCGCTAG
- the LOC128262500 gene encoding uncharacterized protein LOC128262500 isoform X1: MDASFHQTMESLQLPKELYWDLKLEPQSPTSALGSELFSLTDSTDAEWLYDDNFANGITLIGDEEALSLNEAGSLELLSDEELVVEILDFKDEECLLDQKANLNCIDYERISYQPNIDVVSQPIIPTNKIQFAASSLVSAADYQLGDPPSLILQQLTPPQSPPQFDAYKQPVESPQPVLVKAEQKVQCYTPDATIAAAGAATPFNFNNWVGGSEIARENQLVDDIVNMRAKELELTTNWQQFSDDCESQASSSLDSRSTGSGVGGSIADADEDWLPEPISSGASSPAHTSVDDQSVAKAKKRTRTYGRGVEDRKIRKKEQNKNAATRYRQKKKLEMENVLGEEHVLSQENDELRRTLKERRNEMRYLRQLIREFYQERKR, encoded by the exons ATGGACGCATCATTTCACCAAACCATGGAGAGTTTGCAGTTGCCCAAGGAGCTGTACTGGGACCTCAAGCTGGAGCCACAATCCCCAACATCGGCGTTGGGCTCCGAGCTGTTCTCGCTCACTGACTCAACAGATGCCGAGTGGCTCTATGACGATAACTTTGCAAATG GCATTACTCTTATTGGCGATGAAGAAGCACTAAGCCTGAACGAGGCGGGCTCTCTCGAGCTGCTCAGCGACGAGGAGTTGGTTGTGGAGATCCTTGACTTCAAGGATGAAG AATGTCTCCTGGACCAGAAGGCAAACCTGAACTGCATCGATTATGAGAGGATTAGCTATCAGCCCAACATCGATGTGGTCAGCCAGCCGATAATACccacaaacaaaatacaattcGCAGCGTCTTCACTCGTTTCTGCCGCCGATTACCAGCTCGGCGATCCCCCATCCCTCATTCTGCAGCAGTTGACGCCGCCGCAGTCTCCGCCCCAATTCGATGCTTACAAACAGCCAGTGGAATCGCCCCAGCCCGTGCTCGTCAAGGCCGAGCAGAAGGTG CAATGCTATACTCCTGATGCCACAATTGCTGCGGCAGGTGCCGCCACGCCCTTTAACTTCAACAACTGGGTGGGCGGCAGCGAAATTGCCCGGGAGAACCAACTGGTCGATGATATCGTCAATATGCGTGCCAAGGAACTCGAGTTGACCACAAACTGGCAGCAGTTCAGCGACGACTGCGAATCTCAGGCCTCGTCCTCGCTGGACAGCAGGAGCACCGGCAGCGGAGTGGGCGGCAGCATTGCCGACGCGGATGAGGATTGGCTTCCGGAGCCCATCAGCAGTGGCGCCTCCTCGCCGGCCCACACGTCCGTGGATGATCAGTCGGTGGCCAAGGCGAAAAAGCGTACTCGCACATACGGGCGCGGTGTTGAGGATCGTAAGATCCGGAAAAAGGAACAGAACAAGAATGCGGCCACACGCTATCGCCAGAAGAAGAAGCTCGAAATGGAGAATGTCCTGGGCGAGGAACATGTGCTGTCCCAGGAAAACGATGAGCTTCGCCGCACTCTGAAGGAGCGTCGCAACGAGATGCGCTATCTGCGCCAGTTGATACGCGAGTTCTACCAGGAACGCAAGCGCTAG
- the LOC128262498 gene encoding gustatory and pheromone receptor 39a isoform X2: MDDFQSGELCAYYRLCRYLGIFCIDYNPTKKRFLLRRSLVCYAVHFALQAYLVGCMAVMVIFWGNSFKRELTQTGNHFDRLVMVTALGILVIQNAWLIWLQAPHLRIVRQIEFYRRKHLADVRLLLPKRLLWLIIFTNLVYMANFLKSCVFEWLTDHSRLFVVTTLGFPLRYLVTSFTMGTYFCMVHILRLVLSWNQSQITAIIEQSGDIKKSSANLLRLRACLELHDRVVLLCNDEISLVYGFIAWLSWLFASLDVTGVIYLTMVIQTKKSLCLNLVADIVWLSPTLMTCAASFMSNSVGIQANKTAKILAKVPRTGTGLDRMIEKFLLKNLRQQPILTAYGFFALDKSTLFKLFTAIFTYMVILVQFKEMEITTKTTNKF; this comes from the exons ATGGACGATTTCCAGTCGGGGGAACTGTGTGCCTACTATCGCCTGTGTCGATACCTGGGCATATTCTGCATCGACTATAATCCCACCAAGAAGAGGTTCCTATTGCGGCGCAGTCTCGTCTGCTACGCGGTGCACTTTGCCCTGCAGGCCTATTTGGTCGGCTGCATGGCTGTGATGGTCATATTCTGGGGCAATTCCTTCAAGAGGGAGTTGACCCAGACGGGTAACCACTTCGATCGGCTGGTGATGGTGACTGCATTGGGCATTCTGGTCATCCAGAATGCCTGGCTCATCTGGCTGCAGGCGCCGCATCTTCGGATCGTCCGGCAAATTGAATTCTATCGCCGGAAGCACTTGGCTGATGTGCGACTGCTGCTGCCCAAACGCCTGCTCTGGCTGATTATTTTCACCAATCTGGTCTACATGGCCAACTTCTTGAAGTCGTGTGTGTTCGAATGGCTGACGGATCATTCGCGACTCTTTGTTGTCACCACGCTGGGATTCCCTCTGCGATATCTGGTCACCAGTTTCACAATGGGCACATACTTTTGCATGGTGCACATTCTGCGCCTGGTGCTCAGCTGGAATCAGTCGCAGATCACTGCGATAATCGAACAATCCGGAGACATCAAGAAGAGCAGCGCCAATCTCCTTCGTTTGCGGGCATGTTTGGAGCTCCACGACCGCGTGGTGCTCCTCTGCAATGACGAGATCAGTCTCGTCTATGGATTCATCGCCTGGCTGTCGTGGTTGTTCGCCTCGCTGGATGTAACTGGCGTTATCTACCTGACCATGGTGATTCAAACTAAGAAGTCGCTTTGCTTGAACTTGGTAGCGGACATTGTGTGGCTTTCGCCAACTTTGATGACCTGTGCCGCTAGTTTCATGAGCAACAGCGTCGGCATTCAG GCAAATAAAACGGCAAAAATATTGGCCAAAGTACCTAGGACCGGTACTGGTTTGGATCGAATG ATTGAgaaatttctattaaaaaaccTTCGACAACAGCCCATTCTAACAGCCTATGGATTTTTCGCCCTGGATAAAAGCACTTTGTTTAAG ctATTTACAGCAATATTCACGTATATGGTTATTCTGGTGCAGTTCAAGGAGATGGAGATTACTACAAAAACGACGAACAAATTTTGA
- the LOC128262498 gene encoding gustatory and pheromone receptor 39a isoform X5: MGRMSPKFLSFLRYQRLLGLSDLDFSDSLQKYGLHGTWISFATQFLVVGVFVSALVAALAESLYYMDTKSESGNTYDNAVILTTSVSQLLANLWFRSQQESQVTLLNRIRQLGRRLQWDRLAMPHPRLLYRIWLAVCLCYGILMFGFGFHWFKDMQLSHVLTFLGFAARCILANFQFTCYSGMVLVLQRLLRAQVDQLEDLVSTNSISPANLACSLRAHDEILLLCQRELIAVYGGVLLFLFMYQVMQCVLIFFISHLEGFHSASEMGLILCWLVPMLFYLVLPLAVNDVLNQANKTAKILAKVPRTGTGLDRMIEKFLLKNLRQQPILTAYGFFALDKSTLFKLFTAIFTYMVILVQFKEMEITTKTTNKF, translated from the exons ATGGGCAGAATGAGTCCGAAGTTTTTGTCTTTTCTGCGCTATCAACGCCTCTTGGGCCTCTCGGATTTGGACTTTTCCGATTCGTTGCAAAAGTATGGGCTTCATGGTACTTGGATTTCCTTTGCCACTCAGTTTCTGGTCGTTGGAGTTTTCGTGTCCGCTCTGGTGGCGGCACTGGCCGAATCCCTTTACTACATGGACACCAAGTCCGAGAGCGGCAACACGTATGACAACGCAGTGATACTGACCACCTCGGTGAGCCAGCTGCTGGCCAATTTGTGGTTCCGATCGCAGCAAGAGTCGCAGGTGACCCTGCTGAACCGCATACGCCAGTTGGGGCGACGTTTGCAATGGGATCGGCTGGCAATGCCCCATCCCCGCCTGTTGTACCGCATCTGGCTGGCTGTGTGCCTTTGCTATGGGATCCTGATGTTCGGTTTTGGCTTCCATTGGTTCAAGGACATGCAGCTGAGCCATGTCCTCACATTTCTGGGATTTGCAGCTCGTTGCATTTTGGCCAACTTCCAATTCACCTGCTACAGCGGCATGGTATTAGTTCTGCAAAGGCTACTGCGTGCCCAGGTGGATCAGTTGGAGGACCTGGTGTCCACCAACTCCATCTCACCGGCTAATCTAGCCTGCAGTTTGAGAGCCCACGATGAGATCCTGCTGCTTTGTCAACGGGAACTGATTGCCGTGTACGGCGGAGTCCTACTCTTTCTCTTCATGTACCAGGTCATGCAGTGTGTACTAATATTCTTCATCAGCCACTTGGAGGGATTCCATTCGGCCAGTGAAATGGGGCTCATCTTATGTTGGCTGGTGCCCATGCTCTTCTACCTCGTCCTACCTTTGGCCGTCAATGACGTACTTAATCAG GCAAATAAAACGGCAAAAATATTGGCCAAAGTACCTAGGACCGGTACTGGTTTGGATCGAATG ATTGAgaaatttctattaaaaaaccTTCGACAACAGCCCATTCTAACAGCCTATGGATTTTTCGCCCTGGATAAAAGCACTTTGTTTAAG ctATTTACAGCAATATTCACGTATATGGTTATTCTGGTGCAGTTCAAGGAGATGGAGATTACTACAAAAACGACGAACAAATTTTGA
- the LOC128262498 gene encoding gustatory and pheromone receptor 39a isoform X1, whose protein sequence is MGRRKRRNPWCCPSDSSWSSAMTLGAELRVYLLTFKCLGLFCITLECDSGFRSYASRTDGKISLIGLLCSQCISLVALGHLAFRPGEYKLPLNGDVGNTYFLANYGLACLTIVLIHLYFYVRRSRLTSLVSLLLHHNRTDLENRHEGEFARVYAVYASQVLLSAFVQFNSFVDADVELWKKVVLSAISTYSYILIGLVVSFHYCLVRISASLMLLYNQDLSQLVDCNLVLSETLCVLRLRQRSRLLWVCSRRISSEFGLIIVLIMAFLLFSAPAAPFFLIIIAFEIDAGNIEMQILWHGLTTTLLWNLSIMVAILMTLRTDLVRKEANKTAKILAKVPRTGTGLDRMIEKFLLKNLRQQPILTAYGFFALDKSTLFKLFTAIFTYMVILVQFKEMEITTKTTNKF, encoded by the exons atggGGCGGAGAAAGCGGCGGAACCCTTGGTGTTGCCCTTCTGACAGTTCGTGGTCATCCGCCATGACCCTCGGTGCCGAGCTGCGGGTGTATTTGCTGACGTTTAAGTGCCTCGGTCTGTTCTGCATTACACTGGAGTGTGACAGCGGCTTTAGGTCGTACGCATCTAGAACAGATGGCAAAATTTCGTTGATAGGATTGCTTTGCTCGCAATGCATTTCGCTAGTGGCTCTGGGCCATTTGGCATTTAGGCCTGGAGAATACAAGCTGCCCTTAAATGGTGATGTGGGAAATACGTATTTCTTGGCCAACTATGGATTAGCCTGCTTGACAATTGTCCTCATCCATCTGTACTTCTACGTACGTCGTAGCAGACTGACATCATTGGTATCCCTGCTGTTGCATCATAATCGCACCGATCTAGAGAATCGGCATGAAGGAGAGTTCGCCCGGGTGTACGCAGTGTATGCCAGCCAGGTGTTGCTCAGTGCGTTTGTACAGTTCAATTCCTTTGTCGACGCTGATGTTGAGCTTTGGAAGAAAGTGGTACTGAGCGCAATTTCCACCTACAGTTACATACTGATTGGTCTGGTCGTGTCCTTTCACTACTGTTTGGTACGCATTTCGGCCAGCTTGATGCTGCTCTACAACCAGGACCTGTCCCAGTTAGTGGACTGCAACCTGGTATTATCGGAGACATTGTGCGTGCTACGCCTGCGACAACGCAGTCGACTGCTATGGGTTTGCAGTCGGCGAATTAGCTCCGAATTTGGACTTATTATAGTGCTAATTATGGCGTTCCTACTCTTCTCAGCGCCAGCTGCTCCCTTCTTTCTGATAATCATAGCCTTTGAAATCGACGCAGGCAACATCGAAATGCAAATCCTATGGCATGGGCTGACCACCACGCTACTCTGGAATCTATCCATAATGGTGGCCATCCTGATGACACTACGCACCGACCTGGTGCGCAAAGAG GCAAATAAAACGGCAAAAATATTGGCCAAAGTACCTAGGACCGGTACTGGTTTGGATCGAATG ATTGAgaaatttctattaaaaaaccTTCGACAACAGCCCATTCTAACAGCCTATGGATTTTTCGCCCTGGATAAAAGCACTTTGTTTAAG ctATTTACAGCAATATTCACGTATATGGTTATTCTGGTGCAGTTCAAGGAGATGGAGATTACTACAAAAACGACGAACAAATTTTGA
- the LOC128262498 gene encoding gustatory and pheromone receptor 39a isoform X3: MSRNAFEELRVQLRTLRWLGVLRFSIDFEKCLVRENGIEERIAWLYLIGVFVVTCSLLSYSWYYPHHFVMGKHNSTGNCYALINVRCCAIFTLLVYIHLYVRRCRFASLLQSMLRFNQIAESRSGSLRFAFPYYLHLSLFVFCMLNYGHGYWAAAVRWTTMPIYLLQYGFAYLILGQVVVLFAGFQQILLSILKYYNELILENLKTCKECQRFNEIFRKYNQVMWLSYVEINYSFGLLLLPITGLILLLTPSGPFYLVSTIFEGRFRQTWRFAFMSLTALLWSVPWVALLVLAMGTNAVQKEANKTAKILAKVPRTGTGLDRMIEKFLLKNLRQQPILTAYGFFALDKSTLFKLFTAIFTYMVILVQFKEMEITTKTTNKF; encoded by the exons ATGTCACGCAACGCATTTGAGGAGTTGCGGGTTCAGCTGCGAACCCTTCGATGGCTGGGGGTCCTGCGGTTCAGCATCGACTTTGAGAAGTGCCTAGTGCGGGAAAATGGCATCGAGGAGCGCATTGCCTGGTTGTATTTGATCGGTGTTTTCGTGGTCACCTGCAGTTTGCTCAGCTACAGCTGGTACTATCCCCATCACTTTGTGATGGGCAAACACAACAGCACGGGCAATTGCTATGCCCTGATCAATGTCAGATGTTGTGCCATATTCACACTGCTGGTCTACATTCATCTCTATGTACGACGCTGTCGCTTCGCCAGTCTGCTTCAATCGATGTTGCGGTTTAACCAAATCGCAGAAAGTCGCAGTGGATCCTTAAGATTTGCTTTTCCCTATTACCTGCATCTGTCTCTATTTGTGTTTTGCATGCTGAACTATGGCCACGGATATTGGGCGGCAGCCGTTCGGTGGACCACAATGCCCATTTACCTGCTGCAGTACGGCTTTGCCTACCTCATTCTTGGCCAGGTTGTTGTCCTGTTCGCCGGTTTTCAACAGATTCTGCTCTCGATTTTGAAGTACTACAATGAGCTAATTCTCGAAAATTTAAAGACATGCAAGGAATGCCAGAggtttaatgaaatatttcgCAAATACAACCAGGTGATGTGGCTAAGCTATGTCGAGATTAATTATAGTTTTGGCTTGCTGCTATTACCAATAACCGGATTAATTCTGCTGTTAACCCCCTCGGGACCATTTTACCTGGTGTCAACCATCTTTGAAGGGCGTTTTCGGCAGACCTGGCGTTTTGCCTTTATGTCGCTAACCGCCTTATTGTGGAGCGTTCCTTGGGTGGCATTGCTCGTTCTGGCCATGGGCACCAACGCTGTTCAGAAGGAG GCAAATAAAACGGCAAAAATATTGGCCAAAGTACCTAGGACCGGTACTGGTTTGGATCGAATG ATTGAgaaatttctattaaaaaaccTTCGACAACAGCCCATTCTAACAGCCTATGGATTTTTCGCCCTGGATAAAAGCACTTTGTTTAAG ctATTTACAGCAATATTCACGTATATGGTTATTCTGGTGCAGTTCAAGGAGATGGAGATTACTACAAAAACGACGAACAAATTTTGA
- the LOC128262498 gene encoding gustatory and pheromone receptor 39a isoform X4 has product MSNVCRDLRLYLRLLHLLGLMCWHFDPDGCQLVSTPQKERYALVYAVFILATATACFTFAHLQPDRFHIPVYNRTGNFYESVIFRSTCLVVMLLYVILYVRRHRHRQLVQHLLRLNRRCVDRSTDRQFLNNLILYGVLSAVCFGNYLYGYSRAGLAAIPLALSMVVHIYAYLVLCLLLVFFVCLKQIMAAGLAYYNRQLGQGELVAGLQGRQQILAVCGGELNECFGLLMLPIVALVLLMAPSGPFYLISTVLEDMFAPNEWLTMLLISSTWDTPWMIMLVLMLRTNGITVEANKTAKILAKVPRTGTGLDRMIEKFLLKNLRQQPILTAYGFFALDKSTLFKLFTAIFTYMVILVQFKEMEITTKTTNKF; this is encoded by the exons ATGTCCAACGTGTGCCGGGACCTACGACTGTATCTCCGACTGCTGCACCTCCTGGGTCTGATGTGCTGGCATTTCGATCCGGATGGCTGTCAGCTAGTGAGCACGCCCCAAAAGGAGCGATATGCGTTGGTTTATGCGGTCTTCATTTTGGCCACTGCCACGGCATGCTTCACCTTTGCACACCTCCAGCCGGATCGCTTTCACATACCCGTTTACAACCGGACGGGAAATTTCTATGAGTCCGTAATCTTTCGCAGCACTTGTCTGGTGGTGATGCTGCTCTACGTAATTCTCTATGTACGACGGCACCGGCACAGGCAATTGGTTCAGCATCTCTTGCGATTGAACAGACGGTGCGTGGACAGGTCCACAGATCGCCAATTTCTGAACAACTTAATACTGTACGGCGTGTTGTCAGCGGTCTGTTTTGGCAACTATCTGTACGGTTATAGTCGTGCCGGATTGGCTGCCATTCCTTTGGCCCTAAGCATGGTGGTCCACATCTATGCCTATCTGGTACTCTGCCTGCTTTTGGTGTTCTTTGTGTGCCTCAAGCAGATTATGGCTGCTGGCCTGGCTTATTACAACCGGCAGTTGGGCCAGGGCGAACTGGTTGCGGGTCTTCAAGGCAGACAGCAGATCCTGGCAGTGTGTGGCGGTGAGCTAAACGAGTGTTTCGGCCTGCTCATGCTGCCCATTGTGGCGCTGGTGCTTCTGATGGCGCCATCGGGACCCTTCTATCTAATAAGCACCGTGCTGGAGGACATGTTCGCTCCGAACGAATGGCTGACAATGCTATTGATCTCCTCCACCTGGGATACACCCTGGATGATCATGTTGGTTCTCATGCTGCGTACAAATGGCATTACGGTGGAA GCAAATAAAACGGCAAAAATATTGGCCAAAGTACCTAGGACCGGTACTGGTTTGGATCGAATG ATTGAgaaatttctattaaaaaaccTTCGACAACAGCCCATTCTAACAGCCTATGGATTTTTCGCCCTGGATAAAAGCACTTTGTTTAAG ctATTTACAGCAATATTCACGTATATGGTTATTCTGGTGCAGTTCAAGGAGATGGAGATTACTACAAAAACGACGAACAAATTTTGA